The following are from one region of the Rhinoraja longicauda isolate Sanriku21f chromosome 3, sRhiLon1.1, whole genome shotgun sequence genome:
- the tomm5 gene encoding mitochondrial import receptor subunit TOM5 homolog gives MFRMEALGPKMDPEELRRSMRADVLRSLRYFLIYVAVLRATPFILKKLDSI, from the exons ATGTTCAGGATGGAGGCGCTGGGACCCAAGATGGACCCGGAGGAGCTGCGCAGGTCGATGAGGGCCGACGTGCTCCGTTCCCTCCGCTATTTCCTCATTTACGTGGCCGTCCTGCGGGCGA CTCCTTTTATCCTAAAGAAATTGGATAGTATTTGA